CATTCCATAAACCAGAGCAGTGTCAACAAATGAGAGCACCGCTCTTGACTTAGCCAAGGATCGGCCGCATCCTGAGGTGAGAGAGCACTGCTCTCAGTTCCGGATGTTGCCCCTGGGGAAGGCGGCCGCCCGGACAGCCGCCGTCCGACCGGAATGAAAGCGAGAAATCGATGTCCCAGCACGTATCCCCGGAGGCAGAAGCCTCTACCTTATTTGTCGTCACCGGCGCCGGGCCGGTCGGCTGGACGGTTGCCGCACAGCTTGCAGCGGAAGGCCATCGGGTTCGGGTGCTTACCCGGTCCGGCAGCGGACCCGACCATCCCCGGATCGAAAAGATGGCCGTGAACGTGGCCAATCCGGCGCAACTTGGCGAACTGTTCCGCGGCGCCCACGCCGTGTTCCACTGCATTCACGGCTCCCAATACAGCGCAAAGGCATGGGCGGAGGAATTGCCGGGCGCAGAGCAGTCGGTTCTTGCCGCGGCGGGCGAGGCTGGCGCGGTCGTCGTTTTTCCGGAAAGCCTGTACTCCTACAGCGCTCCGGAGCGCCCGATGACGGAGGCCGGCCCCCGCGCGGCTGAGGGCGGCAAGCGCGGGGTGCGGACCGCACTTCTGGCCGCCCGCGCGGCGTCCGAGACGGACACCGTGAGCGTGGTCGCAAGCGACTTCTTCGGCCCCCGGGTGCGCGGCGCACATGCGGGCGAGCGAATGGTGAAGCCGGTGCTGGCGGGCACACCGCTGGTGGTCATCGGCAAGGCATCCCTACCGCACTCCTTCACCTACGTGCCCGACCTGGCCGCCGCGATGATCCGGGCGGCGCAGGACCCAGCGCTGTGGAACCGGGTGTGGCATGCACCCACCGGCACCGCGGTGAGCCAGCGGCAGATCGCCCGCGCGTTCGCCGCAGCCGCCGGCGGTCGGGCGCCGCGGGTGGCCGCTGTGCCCGGCTGGGTTCTGCGGATCATTGGCCGGTTTTCCCCGGGAACGCAGGAACTGGTCGAAACCCTGTACCAGTTTGAGCAGCCGTTTGTGCTGGACTCACACGCCAGCGAGGCGGCCATGGGACTGCGGCCCACGCCGCTGGAGGAAGCAGCCGCCGCCACAATTGCCTGGTGGGGGGGCCAGGGACGGTAGCGGCGGCTGCGGGCTCTGGCTAGCGGATTCCTGCCTCCGCTGACGCCGCCTCGGGGGCGGCCGGCTCCGCGCGAGCGGCGGAGCGCGTCCCGGTGCGTCCCAGCTTGCCTGGCCACCAGATTCGCGGGCCGATGTCGTAGGCCAGGGCGGGGATCAGGAGTGAGCGGACCAGGATGGTGTCCAGCAGCACTCCGAAGGCCACGATGAAGGCCAACTGCGCCAGGAACATGATCGGGATGATGCCCAAGGCGGCGAAGGTGGCAGCAAGCACCACGCCGGCGGAGGTGATAACGCCGCCCGTGACGGCCAGGCCGCGCAGGATGCCGGCCCGGGTGCCGTGCTTAAGGGATTCCTCGCGGACCCGGCTCATCAGGAAGATGTTGTAGTCAACACCCAGTGCCACGAGGAAAACGAAGCCGAACAGCGGAACGGTGGCGTCTGCTCCCGGGAATCCGAAGATGTTGTTGAATACGAAGGCGGAGACTCCCATCGCGGCGCCGTAGGACAGGACCACCGAGGCGACCAGCAGGACCGGCGCCAGCACCGAGCGCAGCAGCAGCATCAGGATCAGGAGGATGACCGCGAGGACCACCGGGATGATGGTGACGAGGTCGCGCTGGGCCGTGGTGTTGGTGTCCAGGGCCGTCGCGGTGACGCCGCCGACGAGTGCACCGGGGTCGGTCTTCTTGAGTTCCCGGCGCAGATCGACAACAACGTTCTCGGCCTCGTTGGAGTCCGCCGCGAAGTTCAGTGTCGCGTTGATCAGGACCTTGCCGTCCCGGACCGAAGGAGTCGACGGTGCCGCGGGCGCACCCGGGGCCGCTGGCGCGCCGGTGATCGGCACTCCGCCGTCGGCCAGCAGGTAGGCATCCCCCACACTGTCAGTGGCTTTGGTCTTGTCCAGTACGTCCTGGGCCTTCGATTCGTCGGCGACGATCACGGCGGGACTGCCGGAACCGGCGTCGAAGTGCCGCGCCAGGGCGTCCTGCCCGTCCACCGCGTTGGAGGCAGTGAGGATGACGTCGGTCTGCGGGACGCCGTTTGCCTTGAGCTGCAGGACGCCGGCGGATGCTGCCAGCAGCAGCAGCACAGAGGTGATCCAGACGGCCCGGGGCCGGCGTGAAACAAGAGAACCGGTCGCGCGCCACAGGCCCTTCTGGCCCTCGAGTCCTGTGACGAGCTCGGGCTCGCGCTCGGTCTCCGGCAGCAGCTTGGGCCGGAAAGGCCAGAACGCAGTCCGGCCCAGCAGCGCCATCAGCGCGGGGAGCAGGGTCAGGGCCGCCAGGAGCGAGCACAGGATGCCGGCCGCCGCCACCGGGCCGAGGGCCTTGTTCGAGTTAAGGTCCGAGAACAGCAGGCACAGGAGGGCGATGATAACCGTGGCGCCGGACGCCAGGATCGGCTCCCAGGCCGCCTTCCACGCGGTGAGGGCGGCGGCAGTGCGGTTGGTGGTGTGCGTCAGGGCCTCACGGAAGCGCGCCACATAGAGCAGCGCGTAGTCCGTGGCTGCACCGATCACCAGGATGGACAGGATGCCCTGGCTCTGCCCGTTGAGCTGGATCCAGCCGAGTTTGGCCATGCCGAAGACGAGCAGGATAGCGGCGGTGAGGGCAAAAACCGAGGTGAACAGCACCGTGATCGGCAGCAGCAGCGAGCGGTAGACAATCAGCAGAATCAGGAACACCGCGCCAAGGGCCACGAGCAGCAGAATGCCGTCAATGCCGGCGAAGGCGCTGACCAGGTCCGCGGTAAGCCCGGCCGGTCCGGTGACGAAGGTCCGCATTCCCGCCGGAGCAGATGCCTGTACTTCGTCGCGGAGTTCCTGGACCACTTGTTTCACCTCGTCGGATGAGCCGATCGGCACCACAAACTGCACCGCTTTGGCATCCTTTGACGGGATGGGCCCCACGACTGTGCTGCCGGCGCCGAGCGCTTCCAGCTTGCCCTTAAGCGCCGCCGCCTCGCCGAGCTGGGCCGGGGTGAAGGCTGCGTCGTTCTCAATGACGATGACTGCAGGTATTTCCTTGGAGTCCCGGAACTTGGCCTGCCAGTCCTGGGCCTCCGTGGCTTCGGCTCCCGCCGGCAGGAAGGAGGCCTGGTCATTCGAGGAGACCTCGCTCAGCCGGCCAAAGGTCGGACCGCCGATCCCGGCGATGGCCAGCCAGGTAATAACAAGGAGGACGGGAACCAGCCAGCGCAGCCAGAAGGGGACGCGGGTACTGCCCTGTGATGTCTTGGTCATGGTTCCTTCTCGAACGGGCCTGGATCAATGCAATTGAGTCTATAATAGACTATCTCCACAATGGAGATAACCCTGAAAGTTAACTTCCCGAGCGTCAGCGCGGAATCAGCAAAGCTACGGCGCCACGGGCTGCTGAAGTAAACTCCGGAAGGCGCCTGCTGCGAAGCAGTGGGCAAGGCAAAGGAGAGAGGAAGGTTCGCGTGAGAGTTGACCCGCCGGAACTCCCCGGGCCCCAGGGTCCGCCTCCGCTGGTGCGTCTCCTTCAGGAGTTCAGCCTCGAGGCCAACCGCTATGTGGATTCCGCCGGCGGCCGCAACGACATGCACCGGACGGACCTCAATGCCTTGGGTGTGATCATGCAGCACACCGCGAGGAACCAGATTGTCACGCCCGGAGTGCTCCGCAAGGAACTCCACCTGAGCTCACCCGCCACCACCGCCCTGATTGATCGGCTGCACAGTTCCGGCCACGTGGTCCGCGAACGGCAAGGCCCGGACCGCCGCCAGGTCCAGCTCAGGATGACCCCCAAGGCCTACCGCGACGGCGGCGCCATGTTCCAGCCGCTGGCCCGGCAGATGGCGGCCGCGATGGCCGAATTCACTCCGGCGGAACTGGACGTCGCGACGCGGTTCATGGCCTCGATGATCGAGGCGACGGTCAGGGCCGGCCAAGAGGCCGCGCAACAGCCGGCACCGTCTCCCGCCGACCCGCGCTAGTTGGCATTTTCGAGCGCCCCATCGGCAACACCTCCGGGCCGGCCCGCCTGCCGGCCAAGATGGCGGCCACGGCCAGCCCGAGCGGGACCACCAGTGCCCAGCCGCTGAAAAGCAGCACGGCGAGCATCACAGCAGCGGCCACAATAACCCCGCACCAGGCCGGCGTCCGTGCGGGCAGCAAACGAATCCCGGCGAACAGTCCAAACGCGGTCACGGCGGTGAAACAGGCCGACGCCGCCCCGATCTGGAACTGCATGTCGCCCAGCCCGGCTGCCGCCGCCCCGAAGGACAGCAACGTCATCACGCCCAGCAGTGCCAGGCTGGCCGTGGGCACCTCCCCCGGACCGGCACCCCGCGCAAGGAGCCGCGGCAGAACGCCGTCGGACGCCAGGCTTGCCCCCAGCCGGCTGGCGCCGGCAACAAAGGTGTTGACCGGGCCGAAAGTCAGCACCGCGGCGGCGACGGCGGTCAGCGGCGCCGCGAGTCCGCCGAGTCCCTTCTCAAGCAGTTGCGCGATCGGCACGTCGCTGCCCGGAAGGGCTGGACCCAGCACTGCGAGCGAGGCCGAGACGACGCCGAGATAGACCAGACCGACCACGATCAGGGTGAGCCAGGTGGCCCGTTTGAGGTCACGGTCCGGGTGGCGGAACTCCCCGGCGATGTGTGTGACCGCCTCCCAGCCGGCGAAGCAGAAGAAGAGCAGGCTGGCCACGCCGCCCACGGCCCAGTAGCCGTGCGGCGCGAACGGTTCGAAGTTCTCCGCCCGGGCAAACGGCGCAGCCAGCGCGATGGCCAGTGCCAGCAGTCCGACGAGCAGCACCATCAGCACCAGCTGGATGCCGCTGGACATCCGGATCCCGACGGCGTTGCTCGCGAAGGCGGCGGCCAGCAGCAAGGCAGCGGCCACCAACGCCGTCCCGCGGCCGCCGCCCAGCGCGTGGGCGATGTAGTTCCCGCCAATCAAGGCCGTCGCCGGGGCACCGAACGGAATGGCGAAGTAGAAGAGGTAGCCCGCCACGGCCGAGGCGCGGCGCCCGTAGGCACGCGTGACGAAGTGGGCAATTCCGCCGGCGTCGGGCTGCTGGCGGCTCATCTCAGCGAAACTGAAGGCCACGGGGGTGCAGAACACCAGCAGCAGGGTCCAGGCCAGGAGCGACGCCGGCCCGGCCTCCTTGGCGGCGATGGCCGGAAGGACCAGGATGCCCGAGCCCAGGATTGCCCCGACGTAGATGCCGGTGGCCCGGAACAGGCCGAGCCCTGCCTGCTTGCTGCTGTTGGTTTTCACTCCTCTAATCATCCGCTGAACCGACCCGGCCGGAAGCGGCAAAACGGACGGCTGCGCGCGAAATCCTGCCGTCTTCCCGGCCGCGTCCCCCGCATTCGCGGATTTGTCGGTGCGGGGCGGTAGCGTTTTATTATGAGTGCGCAGCAGCCTGAAGATGTGTACAGCCACGGCCACCACGAGTCGGTGGTCCGCGCCCACGCCTCCCGGACAGCGGAGAACTCCGCGGCGTTTGTGATCCCGCACCTGACCCCGGGGGTTTCGGTGCTCGACGTCGGCTGCGGGCCGGGCAGCATCACGTGCGATTTCGCCGGACTCGCCGCCCCCGGGAAGGTCACCGGACTGGACCGCTCGCCCGAGGTGGTCAGCCAGGGGACCGCCCTCGCTGCGGAGCGCGGCGTGCAGAACGTCGAGTTCGTGGCCGGCAACATCTACGACCTCGACTTCGAGGACGAGGCGTTCGACGTTGTGCACGCCCACCAGGTCCTGCAGCACCTCACGGACCCGGTGGCCGCCCTGCGGGAAATGCGCCGCGTCGCCAAGCCCGGCGGGATCGTGGCGGTGCGCGACGCCGATTTCCACGGCATGAGCTGGTACCCGGCCGTCCCCGAGCTGGATGAATGGATGGAGCTCTACCAACGGATCGCACGACGCAACGGGGCGGAGCCCGACGCTGGCCGCCGCCTGGTTTCGTGGGCCCAGTCCGCCGGGTTCACCGACGTCGCGCCCTCCAGCAGCAACTGGCTCTACGCCACCGGCCAGCAGCGCCGTTGGCAGGCCCGGGTGTGGGGCGAACGCGTGCTGCACTCGGCATTCGCGGACCAGGCACTCGAATACGGCTTCGCCAACGCCGCCGACCTTGCCCGGATTTCGGCCGGCTGGCACCGCTGGGGTTCCACGGACGACGGCTGGTTCCTGATCCCCAACGGCGAAGTGATCGCCCGGGCGTGAGCGGCGGCCCGTTGTCCACATAGCCGGGCTGGCTCTGGAGCTCGAAGGGCAGGTTTCCTAGCATCAAAACATGATCATCCAAGCAGGCTTTGACTTAGAGATACTGGCCCGCCCGCTCATCCTCCAGCACGCCAGGCCCATGCCCCGGCTCGTGCTGATCTGCCTGGACGCGGAGATGCAACTAAGCGACGTGGATGTCGTCCCCGGGGATTTCGCGGGCTGCCTGGTCCCTTTCCAGGATGCCGTCCTCGCGGGACTGGACCCGCAGGACACAAGGTACTTTGCCATCGCCCACCCGGGCAGCTTTGGTGAAGCCTACGGCTATCCGGATCCGATTCTGGACGAGGCCCGGGAACTGGAATCGAAAGCAGCCGGACAAGGCATGCAGCTGATCGGCCACTTCGCCATCGACGAAACAGGCTACATGTCGGCCCGAGCCCGCTCGTACTTCGACCAGTATCCGCGTCACGCGGACCTGCCAAGGACCATGTTCCACTGGTCGCATTCAAAGCATGGCAGGTGTGGCTGAGCCCTTGCGCATGCCGGATCTTCCGGGTTCACACCAGCCATTCCCCGCCGGCGGATCAGCCGCTAGGGTGCACTCAGACACCCTGTGACGAGGAGGAAGCATGCGCAACGTGACGGCCGGCCTGTTCAGTTCCGTGGACGGCGTGGTGGAAGACCCGTTCCTGTGGCAATTCGACAGCTTCGATGAGGAGCTGGGCGCGGGGATGAACGAGATGATGGGCCGGATCGATACCGGGCTCCTGGGCCGCGTCGGGTACCAGCAATGGGCGGAGTACTGGCCGAACGCCGAAGCCGACGCCGACTTCGGCGGGTTCATCAACCCGCTGCCCAAATATGTGGCGTCCCGCACCCTGACCGGCGAGCTGGCGTGGCAGAACTCGCAGCTGATCGCGGGGCCGCTGGAGGATTTCGTCGCGGGCCTGAAGGACGGCGACGGCGGCGACATCGGCGTGTTCAGTAGCATCTCGCTGGCCCGCCAACTGTTCTTCGCCGGGCTGCTCGACAGCCTGATGCTGATCGTCCATCCCGTGATCACGGGCAATGGCCGCAGGCTCTTCGCCGACGGCGATCCGCTGACCCGGCTTGAGCTGCAGTCGTCCCAGCAGACGAGCAAGGGCAACATGATTCTGAGCTACGGCCTGCGCGGCAGCTGAGGGGAGAGCCTGGCTCCCGATAACCTCCCGACGGCCGGCAGCACCCGGCGTGAAAG
This genomic window from Arthrobacter sp. EM1 contains:
- a CDS encoding NAD-dependent epimerase/dehydratase family protein — translated: MSQHVSPEAEASTLFVVTGAGPVGWTVAAQLAAEGHRVRVLTRSGSGPDHPRIEKMAVNVANPAQLGELFRGAHAVFHCIHGSQYSAKAWAEELPGAEQSVLAAAGEAGAVVVFPESLYSYSAPERPMTEAGPRAAEGGKRGVRTALLAARAASETDTVSVVASDFFGPRVRGAHAGERMVKPVLAGTPLVVIGKASLPHSFTYVPDLAAAMIRAAQDPALWNRVWHAPTGTAVSQRQIARAFAAAAGGRAPRVAAVPGWVLRIIGRFSPGTQELVETLYQFEQPFVLDSHASEAAMGLRPTPLEEAAAATIAWWGGQGR
- a CDS encoding MMPL family transporter, which encodes MTKTSQGSTRVPFWLRWLVPVLLVITWLAIAGIGGPTFGRLSEVSSNDQASFLPAGAEATEAQDWQAKFRDSKEIPAVIVIENDAAFTPAQLGEAAALKGKLEALGAGSTVVGPIPSKDAKAVQFVVPIGSSDEVKQVVQELRDEVQASAPAGMRTFVTGPAGLTADLVSAFAGIDGILLLVALGAVFLILLIVYRSLLLPITVLFTSVFALTAAILLVFGMAKLGWIQLNGQSQGILSILVIGAATDYALLYVARFREALTHTTNRTAAALTAWKAAWEPILASGATVIIALLCLLFSDLNSNKALGPVAAAGILCSLLAALTLLPALMALLGRTAFWPFRPKLLPETEREPELVTGLEGQKGLWRATGSLVSRRPRAVWITSVLLLLAASAGVLQLKANGVPQTDVILTASNAVDGQDALARHFDAGSGSPAVIVADESKAQDVLDKTKATDSVGDAYLLADGGVPITGAPAAPGAPAAPSTPSVRDGKVLINATLNFAADSNEAENVVVDLRRELKKTDPGALVGGVTATALDTNTTAQRDLVTIIPVVLAVILLILMLLLRSVLAPVLLVASVVLSYGAAMGVSAFVFNNIFGFPGADATVPLFGFVFLVALGVDYNIFLMSRVREESLKHGTRAGILRGLAVTGGVITSAGVVLAATFAALGIIPIMFLAQLAFIVAFGVLLDTILVRSLLIPALAYDIGPRIWWPGKLGRTGTRSAARAEPAAPEAASAEAGIR
- a CDS encoding MarR family transcriptional regulator, translating into MRVDPPELPGPQGPPPLVRLLQEFSLEANRYVDSAGGRNDMHRTDLNALGVIMQHTARNQIVTPGVLRKELHLSSPATTALIDRLHSSGHVVRERQGPDRRQVQLRMTPKAYRDGGAMFQPLARQMAAAMAEFTPAELDVATRFMASMIEATVRAGQEAAQQPAPSPADPR
- a CDS encoding amino acid permease — its product is MKTNSSKQAGLGLFRATGIYVGAILGSGILVLPAIAAKEAGPASLLAWTLLLVFCTPVAFSFAEMSRQQPDAGGIAHFVTRAYGRRASAVAGYLFYFAIPFGAPATALIGGNYIAHALGGGRGTALVAAALLLAAAFASNAVGIRMSSGIQLVLMVLLVGLLALAIALAAPFARAENFEPFAPHGYWAVGGVASLLFFCFAGWEAVTHIAGEFRHPDRDLKRATWLTLIVVGLVYLGVVSASLAVLGPALPGSDVPIAQLLEKGLGGLAAPLTAVAAAVLTFGPVNTFVAGASRLGASLASDGVLPRLLARGAGPGEVPTASLALLGVMTLLSFGAAAAGLGDMQFQIGAASACFTAVTAFGLFAGIRLLPARTPAWCGVIVAAAVMLAVLLFSGWALVVPLGLAVAAILAGRRAGPEVLPMGRSKMPTSAGRRETVPAVARPLGRP
- a CDS encoding class I SAM-dependent methyltransferase, whose product is MSAQQPEDVYSHGHHESVVRAHASRTAENSAAFVIPHLTPGVSVLDVGCGPGSITCDFAGLAAPGKVTGLDRSPEVVSQGTALAAERGVQNVEFVAGNIYDLDFEDEAFDVVHAHQVLQHLTDPVAALREMRRVAKPGGIVAVRDADFHGMSWYPAVPELDEWMELYQRIARRNGAEPDAGRRLVSWAQSAGFTDVAPSSSNWLYATGQQRRWQARVWGERVLHSAFADQALEYGFANAADLARISAGWHRWGSTDDGWFLIPNGEVIARA
- a CDS encoding dihydrofolate reductase family protein, which codes for MRNVTAGLFSSVDGVVEDPFLWQFDSFDEELGAGMNEMMGRIDTGLLGRVGYQQWAEYWPNAEADADFGGFINPLPKYVASRTLTGELAWQNSQLIAGPLEDFVAGLKDGDGGDIGVFSSISLARQLFFAGLLDSLMLIVHPVITGNGRRLFADGDPLTRLELQSSQQTSKGNMILSYGLRGS